The genome window TACAGTACTAATTTGGCTTGacggccatttaaaaaaaaaaaaaaaaaaaaaaaagaaaacagggaAGTGTGGCAAGAAGGGGAGGGAAGTTCAGTCCAGGAGATCTAGTAGTAGATCTAGTAGTCCACAGGTTCATCACCCTCTTCATCTAGCAAACATGTGCGAATCAGGGCCTCTGTGACCGCATAGGGGTCGCAGTTGGCAGACGGGCGCCGATCCTCAAAGTAACCCTTCTTTTCTTGTCCCACGGTTCGTGGGATGCGGATGCTAGCACCACGGTTCGCCACACCTGCAGAGAACTCATGGATGTTGGAGGTTTCGTGGTGGCCAGTCAGTCTGCGAGCATTGTCCAGGCCTCCCTTCGGATCATAGGCGCGGATGTGATAATTGTGTCTCTTTCCAAGCTTATCAATACACTCCTCAATGCATCTAGTTAAGGATAGACAAATCGTCATTTATTAATACGAACAGAAATTTATGGaaacaaacgaaaaaaaaaaaaaaaaaaaaaaaaaaaaaaaaaaagctgtttggtACTTACTTCAGCCCACCATCTTCCCGCATTTCCTTGGTGCTAAAGTTAGTGTGGCAACCAGCGCCATTCCAGTTGCCTGGGATTGGCTTAGGATCAAACGAGGCTACCACACCGAAGTCTTCACAAACTCGGTGCAAGATGAAACGAGCTACCCACAAGTGGTCTCCCATGTTAATACCTTCACAGGGGCCAACCTGGAACTCCCACTGAAGAATAAAAGCCACGTTAGAACCAATCAAGAACTTATGGAGGAATTGAGGTCACATTCCAAAAGGATAATCTTAGATGGATTAATAATGGCTGACTGCGGTGTTTGTTTCAGAACACACTGGAATGGAGATTACCTGAGCTGGCATGACTTCAGCATTGGTTCCGCAGATCATCACACCAGCATAGAGGCAGGCTCTGTAGTGTGCCTCCACAATGTCTCTGCCATAAGCTTTATCTGCTCCAACTCCACAGTAGTAAGGTCCTGCAGATATCAAAGCAGCATGTTATTGATCAAACATCTTAAAGATACACCTAGTTAAGATTGTAAAAGGAGAGAGTTTTTACCTTGGGGACCAGGGAACCCATTGGAGGGCCAACCAAAGGGATGTCCATCAGTACCCAGGATGGTATACTCCTGCTCCATGCCAAACCAAGGGATTTGATGATCTACCATTTCCATGATCTTTTTACATGTGTGACGATGGTTGGTTTCTGCGTTTAAGACCATAAAAGCTGTAAGTCTTCAGGCAAACCCTTACTAAAAACACAGATGTCGTTTTATCCTCAA of Garra rufa chromosome 10, GarRuf1.0, whole genome shotgun sequence contains these proteins:
- the glula gene encoding glutamate-ammonia ligase (glutamine synthase) a gives rise to the protein MATSASAQLSKVVKRQYMELPQGDQVQAMYIWIDGTGEGLRCKTRTLDSEPKSIEDLPEWNFDGSSTYQSEGSNSDMYLIPSAMFRDPFRKDPNKLVLCEVLKYNRKHAETNHRHTCKKIMEMVDHQIPWFGMEQEYTILGTDGHPFGWPSNGFPGPQGPYYCGVGADKAYGRDIVEAHYRACLYAGVMICGTNAEVMPAQWEFQVGPCEGINMGDHLWVARFILHRVCEDFGVVASFDPKPIPGNWNGAGCHTNFSTKEMREDGGLKCIEECIDKLGKRHNYHIRAYDPKGGLDNARRLTGHHETSNIHEFSAGVANRGASIRIPRTVGQEKKGYFEDRRPSANCDPYAVTEALIRTCLLDEEGDEPVDY